Within the Rhodothermia bacterium genome, the region AGTACCACCAAATCTAAAAACACCACACAAACCAAACCCAAAACACCATCTACCACCCGAAACTCGTCGGGAAGTACGAACACCAAACCCCTAAACAGTTCGCAAAAACAGAAACCCCAAACGGGAACCCAATCCACAAATCGCCGGACGAACCAATAAGCATGGGAACCTTTTGGACTTTGGGCGATTTAGGCGTAATATGTTGCTAAACAGATTTTCTTAACCATTATCCAAATCGCTGGGTTATGCGCAAATTCATCTATATGCTATTGATTGCTTTCAGCGTATCGGCAACCACGGTACAAGCACAATTGCTAAAAGATACCGCTAAGCTACGTCCTGCCAGTTCGATTTTTAACTCGAATGGTGTTTTGTCTAAGGTCTTTGCACCGGATAAATTCCGCCTCTCCCATAGCTATGAACTCAGTACAGGGTCTTATGGCGGAATGGGGCTTACGACAGGCGTTTATACCGCCAGTATGAATTGGAATTTGGGCGCAAAGTTCGATGCAAATGTGGATGTGAGTGCTCTACATGCCCCCTTTGGCAAAACAACCCTTGCCCAGCAACTCATGGGCGATGAGCAGGTAAAAGTCTTTGTTCGAAATGCCTCCCTCTCGTACCGACCTTCAAAAAACCTGATGCTTAACCTCTCTTTCCACCAAAATCCATATGGATATTATGGATATGGCTACGGAGACGGTATAGGTTATGGATACAGCCCTTATTCCGGAAACCGATTCGGACTACGTTTCGGATCAAATGCAACGAACGACAATTGGTAAAAACGTTTGACCTAGGATCTTGCAGGCGCAGGTGTACTTAAAACTTGCGCCTTTTTCGTACCAATACAAACTGATTTCAGTCTAAAAAACCCTATCTTACCAAAAGTCTAACCGTCAATCCCTTGTAGAGAACATGAACGGCGACAGCAATTTTCCTTATCCGTAACTATTTTAGATTGGAATGGAACCCTCCACTATACAGACCTTCTGGCGTAACCAGAAACTGAACATAGGTTTAATTTTGGCCATTATGGTTATGCTGGTTTTAATTTGGGCCTTGTTATCGCGACTGATCACACCAAACACCAATCCGGAACGTGCCTCGAATCCATTAAACCTAATGGGAGACCGTATTCAGTTGGAGGTGCGGAATGCAACCCAAGTTAAGGATGTTGCTGCAAACGTTAGACGATACCTTGAAGGCTATAAATTTGATGTCGTTGAAAGCGGAAACGCAGAGAAAAAAGGGGAGGCTTATACGATGGTGATAGATCGGTCGGGCGTTAAGGAACACGCCGAGCGCGTAGCGTATCTGCTGGGAGTTCCATCCAATAGGGTTCGACAAGAAGTGGTGCCCGATGCTTTTTTGGATGTCAGCATTGTCATTGGTGAGGACTTCCCAAACCTAAAACCGTTCGCAAAGAATTAAACACCAAAAGAACCAAACGATCGCCCCAACATTGCTGTTAAACCAGAAGTTGGGATCATAAACAACGAAAACAATCCGTAGAACCAAACCTAAATTAATGGAAACCTTAAACGAGTTGTCTGGCTTGCCGGAGCGAAAAAAACCGGAAAATGCCGCCCCTACCAAAGAACTTGCCCGCGAAGCCATTTTTGCAGCATTCCGAAAAAAAGCCACCAATGTTGTGGTGATGGATATTCGTGAAGTAAGTGGAATTGCTGATTATTTCGTGATCTGTACCGGAGATTCCCAGCGGCAGATTAAGGCTATTGCCGATGGAATCAGGGAAGATGTGCGCGAGGCTCTGGGCGAAAAACCATGGCGAAGCGAAGGATACAAACAACAAGAATGGATTTTGTTGGACTATGTGGATGTGGTGGTACATGTCTTTAACGAAGAGAAACGCACCCATTTTGGGCTGGAGCGCCTATGGGGTGATGCACCCCGCGAGGAAATCCAAGACGGCGTAACTGAAATTGTGCTCTTGGGTCAATAAGATCCATACAGTCGTTTTTTTTGTCTGTTCAAGGAAAAAAAGAAGCCATTCGCTCGATCGCAATAAACTTTAGCCGCGATTTTTGTTAGGTTCTTCTATATATAACAACCTTAACACATGTGCGTTATGTTTCTCCGTATGAAATCATGGTTCGGCGTGGGTCTCTTCACCTTGTTCTTGGCCGCTTGTAATGGCGCAAGACCTGAACTTGTATCCGAGACTTTGGGGCAAACACCAGAAGAGGGGAAGCAAACCGCCGTCATTAAGCCCATATCTCCTGAAGCAGCGATGGCCTTTAGAATTACACCCGCTCCGGTGGATACCGTACAGGTTCATGCAGAACGCGCCACTACGAAAGGTGCTGCCGTAGAGGTCTTGGTGAAAGGCTATTTGGCAGATGGATGTACAGAACTCCACGAAGTAGCCCAGTCGCGAGAATCGCAGACTATACGGGTAAACGTCTTGGTGAGGCGGAAAACAGAAGCCATGTGTACGATGGCGGTTAGGCCATATAAGTTTTACCTCAAATTGAACGACCGCCTCACCTCAGGCTCTTATAACTTGGCACTAAACAACCATGTCTATCCCTTTAAGGTAAACTAATCTTGTCCGAAAGAAGTTCTTATGGCCATTCAGATCCTCATTGCAGATGATCACCCCTTGATGCGGCTTGGCATCCGTAATCGTCTGGCCCAAGAAGATGACTTTCTGGTGGTGGCAGAGGCAAAAGATGGCTTGGAAACGGTACGGCTGACGATAGCGCATGAACCGGATGTCTTGTTGTTGGATTTAGACCTGCCAGAAGCCAATGGTATAGAGGTATTGGAAAAGCTTTCTGCTCAAAAGATTAAAACCAAAATACTGATCCTTAGTGCCTATAACAGCCCACACTATGTTAGACGGGTTTTGGGCTTTGGTGTAATGGGCTATCTCAATAAACGAGAATCTCTTGATACGATTGCAGTGGCAGTACGAGGCGTTGCAGCCGGACAATCCGGGTGGTTTAGTCCAGATATCGCAGGGCAAATGTCTGCTCAAGCAAAAAACAACCCTATTATTGCTTTAGAAAACCCTCAACAACTTCTTACGGGCAGGGAATGTGATGTACTTATTGCTGCTGCAAAGGGAATGGCGATGGATGCCATCGCGGATCATTTGTGCATCTCGGTTCATACGGTACGGAAACACCTCTCAAACATTTATGAGAAAATCGGCGTTTCAGATCGCTCGGAAGCCATCGCTTGGGCGTGGCAAGTCAAACTGATGCAGGCATAATAAAAAACATAACGCCTCTTTTTTTTGAAGAAAAAAAACTTGCTATACCCTAAAAAAAAACATATATTCAGAATTCTTCCCAAGCCCGAATGGCGGAATTGGTAGACGCGACGGACTCAAAATCCGTTGGCAGCGATGTCGTGGGGGTTCGAGTCCCTCTTCGGGCACAAGTCTTTAAGCTGAATAAACCCAAGTGTTTGTTCAGCTTTTTTGTTTACGGTTCGGCACGCATTATAACTTATTGTTGCCTTCACCAATGGTTTTCACCTCTTTCAACGTGGGTTTCAGGCGACTCAAGCCTTTGATGAGCGATCAAAATGG harbors:
- a CDS encoding LytR C-terminal domain-containing protein; translation: MEPSTIQTFWRNQKLNIGLILAIMVMLVLIWALLSRLITPNTNPERASNPLNLMGDRIQLEVRNATQVKDVAANVRRYLEGYKFDVVESGNAEKKGEAYTMVIDRSGVKEHAERVAYLLGVPSNRVRQEVVPDAFLDVSIVIGEDFPNLKPFAKN
- the rsfS gene encoding ribosome silencing factor; translated protein: METLNELSGLPERKKPENAAPTKELAREAIFAAFRKKATNVVVMDIREVSGIADYFVICTGDSQRQIKAIADGIREDVREALGEKPWRSEGYKQQEWILLDYVDVVVHVFNEEKRTHFGLERLWGDAPREEIQDGVTEIVLLGQ
- a CDS encoding response regulator transcription factor, yielding MAIQILIADDHPLMRLGIRNRLAQEDDFLVVAEAKDGLETVRLTIAHEPDVLLLDLDLPEANGIEVLEKLSAQKIKTKILILSAYNSPHYVRRVLGFGVMGYLNKRESLDTIAVAVRGVAAGQSGWFSPDIAGQMSAQAKNNPIIALENPQQLLTGRECDVLIAAAKGMAMDAIADHLCISVHTVRKHLSNIYEKIGVSDRSEAIAWAWQVKLMQA